GGCGATCCTCGCGGCGCGAGCCCGGGACGGGCCGCTCGCCATGGGCAActtccgcctcctccggcgccTCGGGTGCGGCGACATCGGGACGGTGTACCTGTCCGAGCTCAGCaacgtcgccgtcggcggcggcggcggcgcggcgagggcgtGGTTCGCCATGAAGGTGATGGACAAGGCGTCGCTGGAGAGCCGGCGGAAGCTGAGCCGGGCGCAGACGGAGCGGGAGATCCTCCAGCTGCTCGACCACCCCTTCCTGCCCACCCTGTACGCGCACTTCGAGACCGACAGGTTCGCCTGCCTCGTCATGGAGTTCTgccccggcggcgacctccaTGCTCTCCGGCAGCGCCAGCCCGGCAAGCACTTCCCCGAGCACGCGGCGAGGTAATTTTCACTCCACTTTAATTCCATCTCTTGCTCTAGGCTCCTAATCTTGATAGGATTAGCATTCAGCAAGAAACCATACTCTGTTTAAAGTGACAAGATCAGGTATGGCAGTTCAGAGCTGTCACTGGAGAAATCTTTCAGTATTGCAGAAATTTTCTTCTCTAAAAAATTAATCTTGCCAAGCCTGAAGCTGGAACTGATGCATGATTGACACATTAACAAAAtggcttagttttttttttcagcatttcAATTGACATTagtgtattaatagtatagtgaaTGGATTATGCTCCGACTTCTCGAGTGGGGCATTTTGCCTGTCTGCTGCTTTTTCTATGTTGTGGAACAGGATATCTAAAATTAACAAATCTAGCAGACCACAAAGCATGTGTCAGTTGTCATGCTAAAGGTTGATAGTAGCATTTTCCCCACTAACCCATTTTGTGTTCGAATTAGGTATCTCAAACATAGACATCTTTTCCGATCTGTCCCTGAATTAACAAACATGATTATCCTACTTGTTTTTCCCAATATTTCTGATGTATCATGTAATCTTCTTCATGACGTTTGTTTGATCCGCCATATTCTTCTCTTCATCAGCTCATCTTAAACTGAAGCATAcgatttattcttttcttttccggGGCTTTGCAGGTTCTACGCCGCGGAGGTGCTCCTCGCGCTGGAGTATCTCCACATGCTCGGAGTGGTGTACCGAGACCTCAAGCCGGAGAACGTCCTGGTGAGGGACGACGGCCACATCATGCTCTCCGACTTCGACCTCTCGCTCCGCTGCGCCGTCTCGCCGACGCTGGTGATGTCGTCATCCCTGGGCTCCGATCCCAAGAGGGGCAACAATGCGCAGTCGTGCGCCGCCCAGCCAGCCGCCTGCATCCAGCCGACGTGCTTCATGCCCAAGCTGTTCGGCAAGAAACCCAAGAGCAGCCAGCCGAGGCAGAGGtatcatcatcagcagcagcagcagctggccgccgcggcgttgccggaggtggtggtggagccgACGGGGGCGCGGTCGATGTCGTTCGTGGGGACGCACGAGTACCTGGCGCCGGAGATCATCAAGGGGGAAGGGCACGGCAGCGCGGTGGACTGGTGGACGTTCGGGGTGTTCCTGCACGAGCTCATGTACGGCAGGACGCCGTTCAAGGGGCAGACGAACCGGGCCACGCTGTTCAACGTCGTCGGCCAGCAGCTCCGGTTCCCGGACCACCCGCCGACGAGCAACGCCGGCAGGGACCTCATCAGGGGGCTGCTCGCCAAGGAGCCGCAGGGGCGGCTCGGCGTgaagcgcggcgcggcggagatcAAGCAGCACCCCTTCTTCGACGGCGTCAACTGGGCGCTCATCCGGTGCAGCACCCCGCCCGGCGTGCCCAGGGCTG
Above is a window of Oryza sativa Japonica Group chromosome 10, ASM3414082v1 DNA encoding:
- the LOC4349393 gene encoding serine/threonine-protein kinase D6PK; this translates as MHPSRSLHAKPPRSHGHHARSRSQLPTAISAPNQDFQFQFQLLPKVFQFHMDVGGGGGGGGEGKSSEKKVLAQLEQVRLSIASSEDEEDGDAPPRSSFSGASHPPEPVDEMDTVFVAVDGRDKAAKPVIMWDASPPQSGAASPHSSIDSSGAAATVTSIAPSCTVTSLSAKTSVSSSAASDGSGWSNSTAGAGSAAGGGFGGKPHKGGDPRWKAILAARARDGPLAMGNFRLLRRLGCGDIGTVYLSELSNVAVGGGGGAARAWFAMKVMDKASLESRRKLSRAQTEREILQLLDHPFLPTLYAHFETDRFACLVMEFCPGGDLHALRQRQPGKHFPEHAARFYAAEVLLALEYLHMLGVVYRDLKPENVLVRDDGHIMLSDFDLSLRCAVSPTLVMSSSLGSDPKRGNNAQSCAAQPAACIQPTCFMPKLFGKKPKSSQPRQRYHHQQQQQLAAAALPEVVVEPTGARSMSFVGTHEYLAPEIIKGEGHGSAVDWWTFGVFLHELMYGRTPFKGQTNRATLFNVVGQQLRFPDHPPTSNAGRDLIRGLLAKEPQGRLGVKRGAAEIKQHPFFDGVNWALIRCSTPPGVPRAVEPVAVAAAVPATVMSKPPPVDTVEMAIHSNCNSTNSSKRMAGPPEVESGGKYLDFEFF